One part of the Mariniflexile litorale genome encodes these proteins:
- a CDS encoding bifunctional riboflavin kinase/FAD synthetase — translation MSKIKNINTYKSIDPTIVTIGTFDGVHVGHQKIIKRLINSGKDAGLKSVILTFFPHPRMVLQKDSGIKLINTINERGAILDALGLNYLLIKKFTKVFSRLSAEDFVKKILVEKLHAKKVIIGYDHRFGRNRNADINDLKKFGTLYGFEVEEISAQDINDVAVSSTKIRKALDEGDITKANAFLGYPFMLTGKVVKGKALGRQINYPTANIQIAEDYKLIPKHGAYIVSSIINNEVVYGMMNIGFNPTVEGLEETIEVHFFNFNKNIYNKTIQIDLLHRLRDEQKFESIDALKDQLLKDKEVSLSYIKSRFN, via the coding sequence ATGAGCAAAATAAAAAATATTAATACATATAAATCTATTGATCCGACTATAGTTACTATAGGTACTTTTGATGGGGTACATGTGGGGCATCAAAAAATAATTAAGCGTTTAATTAATAGTGGTAAAGACGCAGGGTTAAAATCGGTAATTCTTACTTTTTTTCCCCATCCCCGTATGGTCTTACAAAAAGATTCAGGTATTAAGTTAATTAACACCATTAACGAACGCGGTGCTATTTTAGATGCTTTAGGATTAAATTATTTACTTATTAAAAAATTTACCAAAGTATTTTCACGACTCTCGGCCGAAGATTTTGTAAAGAAAATTTTAGTTGAAAAGCTTCATGCAAAAAAGGTTATTATTGGTTACGACCATCGTTTTGGCAGAAACAGAAATGCCGATATTAACGATTTAAAGAAGTTTGGAACTTTATATGGTTTTGAAGTTGAAGAAATTTCAGCACAAGACATCAACGACGTGGCAGTAAGTTCTACTAAAATTAGAAAAGCTTTAGATGAAGGTGATATTACTAAAGCCAATGCATTTTTAGGCTATCCATTTATGTTAACTGGAAAAGTTGTAAAAGGTAAAGCCTTAGGCAGGCAAATAAATTATCCAACAGCTAATATTCAAATTGCTGAAGATTATAAATTAATCCCTAAACACGGTGCTTACATAGTGAGTTCTATTATTAATAACGAAGTTGTTTATGGCATGATGAATATCGGATTTAATCCAACCGTTGAAGGGCTTGAAGAAACCATTGAAGTCCACTTTTTTAATTTCAACAAAAATATATATAATAAAACCATTCAAATAGATTTATTGCATCGCCTGCGTGACGAGCAAAAATTCGAATCGATAGACGCTCTAAAAGACCAGTTATTAAAGGACAAAGAGGTATCGCTTAGCTATATAAAATCTCGTTTTAATTAA
- the serS gene encoding serine--tRNA ligase gives MLQVPFIRENKDLVIARLAKRNMDATQMIDDVISFDEERRRIQTELDNILAESNTLSKEIGNLYKSGETQKANLLKEKTSQLKELSKELNETLNNKVEALNQLLYKIPNVPNEIVPAGNSETDNLEVYKEGDIPVLHEGALPHWELAKKYDIIDFELGNKIAGAGFPVYKGKGARLQRALIAYFLDKNTAAGYTEYQLPHLVNEASGFGTGQLPDKEGQMYHVTEDNLYLIPTAEVPGTNIFRDVVLNESELPIGITGYTPCFRREAGSYGAHVRGLNRLHQFDKVEILRVEHPSKSYEALDGMVAHVKTILQELKLPYRILRLCGGDLGFTSALTYDFEVFSTAQDRWLEISSVSNFETFQANRLKLRFKNSEGKNELAHTLNGSSLALPRVLAGILENYQTKDGIVIPEVLQAYTGFKIID, from the coding sequence ATGTTACAAGTTCCTTTTATTAGAGAAAACAAAGATTTGGTAATAGCCCGACTAGCAAAACGAAATATGGATGCTACTCAAATGATTGACGATGTCATCTCTTTTGATGAAGAAAGAAGACGTATTCAAACCGAGTTAGACAATATCTTGGCAGAATCGAACACGCTTTCAAAAGAAATAGGCAACTTATACAAGTCTGGGGAAACACAAAAAGCCAATCTTTTAAAGGAAAAAACAAGTCAGTTAAAAGAACTTTCAAAAGAATTAAATGAAACACTTAACAATAAAGTAGAAGCGTTAAATCAATTGCTTTATAAAATTCCAAATGTTCCAAACGAGATCGTACCTGCCGGAAATTCAGAAACCGATAACTTAGAAGTTTATAAAGAAGGAGACATTCCTGTATTGCATGAAGGTGCTTTACCACATTGGGAGTTGGCCAAAAAATACGATATCATCGATTTTGAATTAGGTAATAAAATTGCCGGAGCAGGATTTCCTGTATACAAAGGAAAAGGTGCAAGATTACAGCGTGCTTTAATTGCTTATTTTTTAGATAAAAATACGGCTGCGGGTTATACTGAATATCAATTACCTCACTTGGTAAACGAAGCTTCTGGTTTTGGTACAGGGCAATTACCAGATAAAGAAGGGCAAATGTATCATGTAACCGAAGATAATTTATATTTAATTCCAACAGCCGAAGTTCCTGGAACCAACATTTTTAGAGATGTGGTGTTAAATGAAAGTGAATTGCCAATAGGTATTACAGGTTATACGCCATGTTTTCGTCGTGAAGCAGGAAGTTATGGTGCACATGTTCGTGGATTAAACAGATTGCATCAATTCGATAAAGTAGAGATTTTACGAGTGGAACACCCAAGTAAATCCTATGAAGCGTTAGATGGTATGGTTGCTCATGTAAAAACTATTTTACAAGAATTAAAATTACCTTATAGAATACTTAGATTGTGTGGTGGTGATTTAGGCTTTACTTCGGCATTAACTTACGATTTTGAAGTGTTTTCAACCGCACAAGATAGATGGTTAGAAATATCATCAGTTTCAAACTTCGAAACCTTTCAAGCCAATCGTTTAAAACTACGTTTCAAAAACAGCGAGGGTAAAAATGAGTTAGCCCACACACTAAACGGTAGTTCCTTGGCACTACCACGTGTTTTAGCGGGAATTTTAGAAAACTATCAAACCAAAGACGGTATTGTAATTCCTGAAGTTTTACAAGCGTATACTGGATTTAAAATTATTGATTAA
- a CDS encoding tetratricopeptide repeat protein, whose product MRILFILCFLFSVHLYSQEDALARDYYKKGDYEKALFEYKKLYAQSPSSINYIFQVLNSHQELEQYDAAESFLLKLMKGVNYPAFMVELGYNYQLKNDLVNANIHYNKALTSIDENPSNVYSIVRSFQSHSLVNQAVIAYEKVMLLKPDYNFNLQLAQLYGEQGNIEKMFISYVDFAEANPNVLANIKRAISDFISEDSENENNIIFRKILLRKAQQEPNVLWNELLSWLFIQQNDFKKAFAQEKASFNRQPESLYRIEELADIAFNKNELEIAKEIYTFITITAQDLDVLLVAHYNLLQLETKQSSKDNYHTVDAKYQEIFNKFGTFSQTLKLQIAYAHFLAFNKNETKKATSFLEKTLELPLSEQQKAEVKLELGDILVLQEKFNDALIYYTQIQRNLKNSTLSQEARYKVAKASYYKGDFKWAESQLKVLKASTSQLIANDALDLKLLITDNKYEDSLQTALRKYAKADLLSFQNRNDEAITVLDTILNDHKTEPIIPQALFKQAQLFEDKSQFEKAEANYNAIITNYGEGILVDDAYFKLAELYEKQLNQPEKAKALYEKIIFNHADSIYFVEARKRYRALRGDAIN is encoded by the coding sequence ATGAGAATTCTATTTATTTTATGCTTTCTATTTAGTGTGCATTTGTACTCGCAAGAAGATGCATTGGCTAGAGATTATTATAAAAAGGGGGATTACGAAAAAGCGCTATTTGAATATAAAAAATTATATGCGCAATCCCCTTCAAGTATTAATTATATCTTTCAAGTACTTAACTCTCATCAAGAACTGGAACAATACGATGCGGCAGAATCGTTTTTATTAAAACTCATGAAGGGTGTTAATTATCCTGCATTTATGGTAGAATTAGGATATAATTATCAGCTTAAAAACGATTTAGTAAACGCTAATATCCATTATAATAAAGCATTGACTAGTATTGATGAAAATCCAAGCAATGTGTATTCTATTGTTAGAAGTTTTCAAAGCCATTCCCTCGTAAATCAAGCTGTTATTGCATATGAAAAAGTCATGCTATTAAAGCCAGATTACAATTTTAACCTGCAATTAGCCCAGTTATATGGTGAGCAAGGAAATATTGAAAAAATGTTTATTAGTTATGTCGATTTTGCAGAGGCCAACCCCAATGTTTTAGCTAATATTAAGCGTGCTATAAGCGATTTTATAAGTGAAGATAGCGAGAATGAAAACAACATTATTTTTAGAAAAATTTTACTTAGAAAAGCGCAACAAGAACCAAACGTTCTTTGGAATGAGTTACTAAGTTGGTTGTTTATTCAACAAAACGATTTTAAAAAGGCATTTGCACAAGAGAAAGCTAGTTTTAATCGACAACCCGAAAGTTTATACAGAATAGAAGAATTAGCAGACATCGCATTCAACAAAAATGAACTAGAAATTGCTAAAGAAATTTACACATTTATAACAATTACCGCTCAAGATTTAGATGTTTTATTAGTAGCTCATTATAATTTACTTCAATTAGAAACAAAACAAAGCTCTAAAGATAATTATCATACTGTTGATGCTAAATATCAAGAAATCTTTAATAAGTTCGGCACTTTTTCACAAACCTTAAAACTTCAAATAGCATATGCTCATTTTTTGGCATTTAATAAAAATGAGACCAAAAAAGCAACATCTTTTTTAGAAAAAACATTGGAGTTACCACTATCCGAACAACAAAAAGCAGAAGTAAAATTAGAATTAGGTGATATTTTGGTGCTACAAGAAAAATTTAATGACGCCTTAATTTACTACACACAAATACAACGAAATTTAAAAAACAGTACCCTTTCTCAAGAAGCCCGTTACAAAGTAGCCAAAGCGAGTTATTATAAAGGCGATTTTAAATGGGCAGAATCGCAACTTAAGGTGTTAAAAGCATCTACATCGCAACTTATTGCTAATGATGCTTTAGATTTAAAACTACTTATTACCGATAATAAATATGAGGATTCTTTACAAACGGCTTTAAGAAAATATGCAAAAGCCGATTTGTTGTCTTTTCAAAACAGAAATGATGAAGCAATTACGGTTTTAGACACTATTTTAAACGACCATAAAACCGAACCCATTATACCACAAGCCTTATTTAAGCAAGCGCAATTATTTGAAGATAAATCCCAATTTGAAAAAGCTGAAGCTAATTACAATGCTATTATTACAAATTATGGTGAAGGTATTTTAGTTGATGATGCTTATTTTAAGTTAGCAGAACTTTATGAAAAGCAATTAAATCAACCTGAAAAGGCAAAAGCGTTATACGAAAAGATTATTTTTAATCATGCCGATAGTATTTACTTTGTTGAAGCAAGAAAACGATACCGAGCTTTACGTGGAGACGCTATTAATTAG
- a CDS encoding DUF4286 family protein: MYIYNVTSNVDESIHQQWLTWMKEEHIPEVLATGKFEKAILTRVLIEEEMGGFTYAVHYQTPSRETLEAYYNEDAPRLKTEVLKKFADKVLSFRTELEIVDEYTVTFN; this comes from the coding sequence ATGTATATATACAACGTTACCTCAAATGTAGATGAAAGCATTCACCAGCAATGGCTAACATGGATGAAAGAAGAGCACATTCCAGAAGTATTAGCCACAGGGAAATTTGAAAAAGCAATTCTTACCAGAGTTTTAATAGAGGAAGAAATGGGTGGTTTTACCTATGCAGTGCATTACCAAACACCATCGCGCGAAACTTTAGAAGCCTATTATAACGAAGATGCTCCAAGATTAAAAACAGAAGTGCTTAAAAAATTTGCCGATAAAGTATTATCGTTTAGAACTGAACTGGAAATTGTCGATGAGTATACTGTTACTTTTAACTAG
- the rsmA gene encoding 16S rRNA (adenine(1518)-N(6)/adenine(1519)-N(6))-dimethyltransferase RsmA, with product MANTSNQHHVKAKKHLGQHFLNDEDIAQKIADTLTLDGYKTVLEIGPGMGVLTKYLLKKDVTTHVIEIDTESVAYLEANYLNLASRIIEKDFLKYDLNEIFKGEPFAIIGNFPYNISTQIVFKTLEMRDQIPEFSGMFQKEVAERICSKEGSKVYGILSVLAQAYYDAEYLFTVPPAVFNPPPKVESGVLRLTRKPDYSLPCDDALFFKVVKTAFQQRRKTLRNSLKTLNLSDNLREDSIFDKRPEQLNVQQFIELTQLIEKDI from the coding sequence GTGGCAAATACCTCAAACCAGCATCATGTAAAAGCAAAAAAGCATTTAGGACAACATTTCTTAAATGATGAAGATATTGCGCAAAAAATTGCCGATACGCTTACTTTAGATGGCTATAAAACAGTTTTAGAAATTGGCCCAGGTATGGGCGTACTTACCAAATACTTGCTTAAAAAAGATGTTACTACGCATGTTATTGAAATTGACACCGAATCGGTTGCCTATTTAGAAGCTAATTATTTAAATCTAGCATCCAGAATTATTGAAAAAGATTTTTTAAAATACGATTTAAACGAAATATTTAAAGGCGAACCGTTTGCTATTATTGGCAATTTTCCTTATAATATTTCAACCCAAATTGTTTTTAAAACTTTGGAAATGCGCGATCAAATCCCTGAGTTTTCGGGCATGTTTCAAAAAGAAGTAGCCGAACGCATTTGCTCAAAAGAAGGTAGTAAAGTGTACGGTATTTTATCAGTGTTGGCACAAGCTTATTACGATGCCGAATATTTATTTACTGTACCACCAGCGGTGTTTAATCCGCCACCAAAAGTAGAATCGGGTGTGTTGCGACTTACAAGAAAGCCAGATTATTCCTTGCCTTGTGACGATGCTTTATTTTTCAAAGTAGTTAAAACAGCATTTCAGCAACGAAGAAAAACACTTCGTAACAGTTTAAAAACACTCAACTTAAGTGATAATTTAAGAGAAGATAGTATATTTGATAAACGTCCGGAACAATTAAATGTGCAGCAGTTTATAGAACTCACACAGTTAATTGAAAAAGATATATAA